Proteins encoded in a region of the Streptomyces sp. PCS3-D2 genome:
- the tatA gene encoding Sec-independent protein translocase subunit TatA, protein MFGNLRGWEIFIILGVVILLFGAKKLPDMARSLGKSARILKSEAKAMKKDGEADDAAAAPAADQSAQQPVAPRTIQAAPGDVTSSRPVSEPNRTAQG, encoded by the coding sequence ATGTTCGGCAACCTCAGGGGTTGGGAAATCTTCATCATTCTCGGAGTCGTCATCCTGCTGTTCGGCGCCAAGAAGCTCCCCGACATGGCTCGCTCCCTCGGCAAGTCGGCCCGCATCCTCAAGAGCGAGGCCAAGGCCATGAAGAAGGACGGCGAGGCCGACGACGCGGCCGCCGCTCCCGCCGCGGACCAGTCCGCCCAGCAGCCGGTCGCCCCGCGCACCATCCAGGCCGCGCCCGGTGACGTCACCAGCTCCCGGCCGGTCAGCGAGCCGAACCGCACCGCCCAGGGCTGA